The DNA region tggcagttttttaccaccgcggtggtaatagacaaatcgaccgcggtggtgcggtggttgagaaatatatattatttatataaataatatttatattattatatttgcgtgtagcaaccacatgacgagtggaagagaaatatagaccttatttaaatacttgaaattgttaaataattgaaatatgatatctgaaataaatgaggatgaaacatccgtcaatgtttaacgcgcaaatccatcagtgaaacggcacactacagcatataaaacatttaaataaacatcaataaataatgaaaacttaattgatataagaaagctaaatactaaataaaaaagctcttgttgcagtaacttcagtcagtggcgtattaacccttacagtccttaacaattccatttgaaacgaactgtttaaacctacattggctttcctattcagattgccataaaaactttactttttctgaCTCGTTGatgtgtaatttacttgttgacattgtccagattaaaatgtgtacagctgcactaaatgcgcgttcagaagatgtgcacaggagcgcaaatgaagagatgtctctccgcaaccgcggcaaaacctgcgcgcgctccgacactaagcaagcgggtcatagccagttttgattttacgtatctgttcatttcacaacaagatccattgcaaaacccgcagataacctgggttttgccgtgcaggtctgcgctcgaacgcaccaacggaaacgtatgccaataatttctgttaatttaaaatcttttaaataaaaccatccacaactgaaaggctacaactagcaatcgttatcgcaactctcatatttattacgcctatatttgtcagagtgacgtgcactaccgccggtggcagttcaccaccgtcatggcactttaccatcgcggtggtgcggttgttacggcaaccgtcacagccctataagctatcagttatttatcagcatgagaaatacgtgtgagcgtgtgaacagactaaaatgtctgtgtctcacggtgaatgcatgagacttgagagccctgtaacatgaacagagtttagcgggctgtgcgtcagtaataacggtccgtggggaaacgcagtgctccgtgtgtactgtatttaaatggattaaacgaggcttcgaggcaacaaaaattgcctcgatgattttttgtattcgaataactcgagttactcgaggaatcgtttcagccctagtgtacactgtacacagacatattacgTAAACAAACTTTTCTTCTGGATGGGATTCAtggtttgacagccctactattgtataattgctcctgtatgacatatcgcttattgctccctgaactctcgaagtcgctttggataaaatgtaaatgtactttacAACCTCTGTAGTGTGGTCATGTAGATCCTCATCTAGTATTTACAAACCACAGAAAATTTATACAAATCCTGTGGAAATGCATTGGTGTAaaacagtggtcaccaaccctgcttcagtacacctgtctgtaattatcaagcaaacctgaacaccttgattagatggtTAGATagttgattggggttggagctgaaatcttcaggacggttgatctccaggagcagggttggtgaccactggtgtaAAGGGTTGATTTCCGCACTGATCTAGGGTCAGGCCTGTCGCTATGCATGTATAGTAGATGTTTCTAGTATACCGACAAGCCTTGAATTTCTTGATAGAAAAAACAAGTAGCGCTTTCACTTCAATAATAGTTTTAATTGTTCCGTCAACAGGAGAACACGTACTTGTGGAGAACATCGCTGTATCTGGCTGCCTCCGCGAGCGCTGAGTTCTTTGCAGATATCGCTCTGGCCCCTATGGAGGCGTGTAAAGTGCGAATCCAGACTCAGCCCGGCTACGCTAACACTTTGAGAGAATGTGCCCCCAAGATGTACGGCGAGGAGGGACTCTGGGCGTGAGTATACACCAGTTACTCTGCTTATTGCTTGAGAGATCAACACGTTCCTTAGATCCACCTCTGGGGAGTTTGAGACTCCCGGCAGCGTCACGGCTGTACGGTCAGAGGTACTTGAGTCATTGACGTGTGAGATCAGTCCACCTGCTCGCCCGGCCTCTCTCCGCCCTGACCCTTCACAGGACGACACCGGGGCGGAACAGCTGGAGAGCAGACAAACCTTTATTTCTAATAGGTCTAATAGGACTATTGGGCCTTTCTATAATCTTGATAACAGCGTACTCGCTAACACACAATACTGCTGAACATTCTGATAATCTGGCTTTGTGAATGTTCTGCTAGATTCTACAAAGGTGTGGTTCCTCTGTGGATGAGGCAGATCCCCTACACCATGATGAAGTTCGCCTGCTTCGAGCGTACCGTTGAGCTGCTTTACAAGCATGTGGTGCCCAAACCCCGCAGCGAATGCTCCAAATCCGAACAGCTGGTGGTCACCTTTGTCGCCGGGTACATCGGTAAGGCTCTTGCGCttgtttctgttcatttaaatgaagTTATTTGCCATTAATGTTAAGGAGCCTCGTTCGTAAAACCAGAGAAGTCGTCATGACATTTATTCTGCTTTTGTCACGAGGCCCAAAAATCTGCACATTCTGCATGTCCTATTTCCAGCCCAGCGATCTAAtgcgtgtgttttgtgtgtgtgtgtagctggtGTGTTCTGTGCCATCGTGTCTCACCCTGCTGATTCCGTCGTGTCCGTGTTGAACAAAGAGAAGGGAAGCACAGCCACGCAAGTCCTCAAGAAACTGGGACCTAGGGGTGAGCCTTCTCCAACTTTCTACTGTCACTATGTGCTGCTGGTAACCGTGTTATCGAGAGTGGCTGTTGATCGTGTTTTATACGAATGTAGTAGCTCAACACGTTCCTTAGATCCACCTCTGGGGAGTTTGAGACTCCCGGCAGCTTCACGGCTGTACGGTCAGAGGTGCTTGAGTCATTGACGTGTGAGATCAGTCCACCTGCTCGCCCGGCCTCTCTCCGCCCTGACCCTTCACAGGACGACACCGGGGCGGAACAGCTGGAGAGCAGACAAACCTTTCATATCAGTTTTGTTtagttagtgattttttttaccgCGGTAAATGTGTTCGGCACAACTCTTAATCAGGTCATGACCACAATGCTCTTGCATGTTTTTCAGGCGTTTGGAAGGGTCTGGTCGCCCGTATCATCATGATCGGTACCTTGACAGCCCTGCAGTGGTTCATCTATGACTCTGTGAAGGTCTACTTCCGTCTGCCCCGCCCTCCTCCCCCCGAGATGCCCGAGTCCCTCAAGAAGAAGCTCGGCCTCACTGAGTAGACGACTCGAGAGATCCGACGCTCGTCCACCTCCATTAGTCTTTTCGACACAGCCGCACACCTCTGTTTTCTATATTTAAGTCTGTTCTGAGTCCCGGCCGCCCTCTGACTGACGTCATGACTGTGAGGGGCAGCTCGTCTCCTTCATAGGGGACCATCATGTCTATATAGTCTATATACAAACGTTTGTGACATGAATGAATGCAGTTTGGTTTTAATCTCTGACATTTGTTTGTCAgtagtacaataaaaaaatcacctgGGTATTATACACGACTCGTCTCTCTTTATTTCAACCTTTCACTCTTTCGACCTCAGATTTGTCTACGCACATAAATTTAATCTCTGTGTAGTTTAACCAGTACACAAACTGGTGTTACTGGTTTGTTTTCAGGTGTCTTTCTCTGGCTAAATACTGCTCGGCCGATAAAGTGTAGAGTGGCCACTTAACACATTAGTGATCAGAAAAACGGAATGTGCTTTTGAACAATACAGAGTTCATAATTCAATGTTGTGTGAGGTGATGTGACGTGTTCAGCATTGTGACATTTTcaacatgtttaaaacaagtcAGCCCCCTGCCGTGGTGTAGTATGACATTGTCGGGTATTTAAAATGAACCGTTGTCATGTTTTTAACCTTTAAAACATCCCTTAATAAACAATATGAACACTTTAAACCATGCTTAATCTTTCTCCTTGTTGAAATTACAAGTGCATGTATTTAAAATCCTGTTGTTTTGATTTAGCTGCGCAGGTCATTTGTAATTTTCTGTCAGACATCACACAGGTGCAACATGTCACCTGTCGCAGGATTACTGTAAAACCCTTACCTGTCTGCTGCGCATGCGCAGAGCTGCGTCTGCGCCGCTGTCACTACAGTTCTGCGCAGCTGCGTCTGCAGAACACTGACTGACTGCAGTCTCCCCTCATCATCGACCTGTCATGCTCGTCTCGTGCTGGTATCTGTACCTGGGAGTTCAAAGCCTTTATAGAGAAGGTGAGAACCGACAGATATGATTCTCATGCGTCTCAGTGACCTTGACTCGTGCGGAATGGGAGTTTGTTTGTCTGGTAAAGAGCGCTGCAGCAGGTCAAACGCGCTCAGATTTCTCTTGTATGCGCTGTAGGGTTGAGCACCCGTCTGCAGGTAAGTGCTGTCAGGGTCTACATGTTGAAAATAATCATTGACATGTGTTGTCAGCAGTGTTTGGGAGGTTAGAGAGCACAGAGGACAGGCTGGTAGAAATGACGTCACAACGATTTTAAATACATGAAACATAATCATCATTCTGTAATGTCTGCTGTACCGCAGAGAGTTTAATGGTGAATTGCATTGCTCAGAATGTGGACATACACATTTCCACAGGAGCCTTTTTATCtctttctattttttatacttgatttacttttttatactttatttatAGTTCGTCTTTACGGTTTACTGCatacagctgctttgcaacaatgcctAGAGATAAACTTGTCTTTAACCCTTGTGACGTAGTTTATTGTTGCATTTTAAGTCTGCTGTTTTAATACCACACCGTACATCCATCAAATCCTGTTTAAATTGACATGATACTTATCATTAAAACACAGATTTTCATGAGACTTAAATGTGAGATGAACAGTGTCACATTGAACTGAATTTAGCTTTGGTTAGAGTTCagtccctgatagcacacatacatctggtttacgtctatttgacgtctgcatttacatctgcaatacatagttttgCTCATCTGCtatacgtctcagagatgtctgctgtcagacgtcatataaacatgtagaagatgtctgtaagatgtttatgatttagaatggatgtacaacagctctttctaagatgtttagcagatgtttttacgcagcagatctccagatctttagcagacgtattacagacattcagacgtctccgagacgtattgcagatgagcaaactatgtattgcagatgtaaatgcagatgtcaaatagacgtaatccagatggattgtgctatctggggtgATGTGTTTCATCACATAGCATctggaaactgtacattgttagaaacaataggttaaacctgtaaatatCACATCTGTACACTCGTTTAAACAATtagatgttgtttttttgtctatatattttttcacttttttatatagtgcattattgtttttgtttaattctcattttttctatcttaatgtatatttgcactatGGTTGaaccatgtgtacactttcttctgcactaagctcctgtcgccaagtcaaatgaataaagctccttctgattctgtttgttttgtgatgTTTCTGTGCAGTGTTAAATATGGCATCAGTTCTTCAGAAACTCGTCACTCCGCTCTTCAGCGGTCCGTCTGAACCTCCCAGAAATAAA from Triplophysa rosa unplaced genomic scaffold, Trosa_1v2 scaffold232_ERROPOS241259, whole genome shotgun sequence includes:
- the slc25a3b gene encoding solute carrier family 25 member 3b isoform X1, producing the protein MYPSTLTLLARANPFSAPMFTLQRADEPQSHTPAQKRRLAAAAVAESGNSCEFGSMKYYALCGFGGILSCGLTHTAVVPLDLVKCRLQVDPAKYKSIFNGFSVTIREDGMRGLAKGWAPTFIGYSMQGLCKFGFYEVFKILYGDLLGEENTYLWRTSLYLAASASAEFFADIALAPMEACKVRIQTQPGYANTLRECAPKMYGEEGLWAFYKGVVPLWMRQIPYTMMKFACFERTVELLYKHVVPKPRSECSKSEQLVVTFVAGYIAGVFCAIVSHPADSVVSVLNKEKGSTATQVLKKLGPRGVWKGLVARIIMIGTLTALQWFIYDSVKVYFRLPRPPPPEMPESLKKKLGLTE
- the slc25a3b gene encoding solute carrier family 25 member 3b isoform X2, which translates into the protein MYPSTLTLLARANPFSAPMFTLQRADEPQSHTPAQKRRLAAAAVAEGDSCEFGSQKYLLLCGFGGILSCGTTHTAVVPLDLVKCRMQVDPAKYKSIFNGFSVTIREDGMRGLAKGWAPTFIGYSMQGLCKFGFYEVFKILYGDLLGEENTYLWRTSLYLAASASAEFFADIALAPMEACKVRIQTQPGYANTLRECAPKMYGEEGLWAFYKGVVPLWMRQIPYTMMKFACFERTVELLYKHVVPKPRSECSKSEQLVVTFVAGYIAGVFCAIVSHPADSVVSVLNKEKGSTATQVLKKLGPRGVWKGLVARIIMIGTLTALQWFIYDSVKVYFRLPRPPPPEMPESLKKKLGLTE